A window of Prolixibacter sp. SD074 contains these coding sequences:
- a CDS encoding DUF3467 domain-containing protein: MNEDKNQQQQLNIELSDEVGQGTFSNLAIITHSPTEFIVDFIRVMPGLPKAKVKSRVILTPEHAKRLMKALQDNIQKYESLHGPIKNIAEGHEPGIPMTFGPKGEA; the protein is encoded by the coding sequence ATGAATGAAGATAAAAATCAACAACAGCAGTTGAACATCGAGTTGAGTGATGAAGTAGGACAGGGAACATTTTCCAACCTGGCTATCATCACCCATTCGCCAACCGAGTTCATTGTGGATTTTATACGTGTAATGCCGGGGCTTCCGAAAGCCAAGGTGAAATCGCGGGTGATTCTCACTCCGGAACACGCTAAAAGGCTTATGAAAGCATTGCAGGATAATATCCAAAAGTATGAATCGCTTCATGGCCCCATCAAAAATATTGCTGAAGGACATGAGCCGGGTATCCCCATGACCTTTGGACCCAAGGGTGAGGCTTAA
- the rplJ gene encoding 50S ribosomal protein L10: MKRSEKIEVIDQLTEQINSYSHFYLADTADLNAEKSNDLRRLCHKREVKLIVVKNTLLRRALENSEKEAESLYDVLKGNTSILFCNTGNVPARLIKEFSKVNKKPVLKGAYVEESTYIGADQLDVLVNIKSKEELLADVIALLQSPAKNLISALQSGGTTISGVLKTLEERNA; this comes from the coding sequence ATGAAAAGATCCGAAAAAATAGAGGTTATTGATCAATTAACCGAGCAGATCAATTCATACAGTCACTTTTACTTGGCCGATACAGCCGACCTGAATGCTGAGAAGTCAAATGACTTAAGGCGGTTGTGTCACAAGCGTGAAGTAAAACTGATTGTAGTTAAGAATACACTGCTCCGTAGGGCCCTCGAAAATTCTGAAAAGGAAGCTGAGTCGCTTTATGACGTACTGAAAGGAAATACGTCCATTCTGTTTTGCAATACAGGTAACGTACCAGCTAGGCTCATTAAAGAGTTCAGCAAAGTGAACAAGAAGCCTGTATTGAAAGGTGCTTATGTTGAAGAATCAACATATATTGGTGCCGATCAGTTGGACGTATTGGTAAATATCAAATCAAAAGAAGAATTGCTTGCAGACGTTATTGCGCTGCTCCAGTCACCGGCCAAGAATCTTATCTCGGCCCTTCAATCTGGAGGAACAACTATTTCTGGTGTATTGAAAACATTGGAAGAGCGTAACGCCTAA
- the rplL gene encoding 50S ribosomal protein L7/L12, whose translation MADLKKLAEELVNLTVKDVTELAEILKEEYGIEPAAAAVAVAGPAAGGEVAAEEAQTEFDVILNAAGGSKLAVVKLVKELAGVGLKEAKELVDGAPKAIKEKVSKEEAESLKSQLEEAGAEVELK comes from the coding sequence ATGGCAGATCTTAAAAAGCTTGCAGAAGAACTGGTAAATCTGACTGTAAAAGATGTTACCGAACTGGCTGAGATCCTGAAAGAAGAATATGGCATAGAGCCTGCAGCCGCTGCTGTAGCCGTTGCTGGTCCTGCTGCTGGTGGTGAAGTTGCCGCTGAAGAAGCTCAAACAGAGTTTGATGTTATTCTTAATGCTGCCGGAGGTTCTAAACTGGCCGTAGTAAAACTGGTTAAGGAATTAGCGGGTGTTGGCCTGAAGGAAGCTAAAGAATTGGTTGACGGTGCACCGAAAGCCATCAAGGAAAAAGTCTCGAAAGAAGAGGCTGAATCGCTGAAATCTCAACTTGAAGAAGCTGGAGCTGAAGTTGAACTCAAATAA
- the rpoB gene encoding DNA-directed RNA polymerase subunit beta, producing the protein MSSNTVNQRISFASTKSRFEYPDFLEVQIKSFKEFFQLGTSPEERKNEGLSSVFQENFPITDTRNNFVLEFLDYQVDPPRYSITECIERGLTYSVPLKAKLKLYCTDPEHEDFDTVVQDVYLGTVPYMTPSGSYVINGAERVVVSQLHRSPGVFFGQSVHANGTKLYSARIIPFRGSWIEFATDINNVMFAYIDRKKKLPVTTLLRAIGYESDKDILEIFGLADEVKVSKSGLKKVVGRRLAARVLKTWVEDFVDEDTGEVVSIERNEVIIDRETVIKPEHVEEILDSGAKTILLHKEEQNVGDYAIIYNTLQKDPCNSEKEAVLHIYRQLRNSEPPDDATARDVIEKLFFSEVRYDLGEVGRYRINKKLGLNIDMDTRVLTKEDIIEIIKYLIKLVNSKTDVDDIDHLSNRRVRTVGEQMYNQFGVGLARMARTIRERMNVRDNEVFTPVDLINSKTLSSVINSFFGTNALSQFMDQTNPLAEMTHKRRMSALGPGGLSRERAGFEVRDVHYTHYGRLCPIETPEGPNIGLISSLCVFAKITDLGFISTPYRKVEAGKVSLSNDDVVYLTAEEEEGKVIAQANAPLTEEGEFVNKRIKSRLEADYPVASPEEVTLMDVGPNQIASIAASLITFLEHDDANRALMGSNMMRQAVPLLRPEAPIVGTGLEGYVVRDARVQIAAEGDGVIDYVDAKKIVVKYDMTDDERFVSFNSDSKTYYLPKYQKTNQGTCIDLTPMVYKGQRVTKGELMTQGYATQNGELALGRNLKVAFMPWQGYNYEDAIVISERIVREDIFTSVHIDEYSLEVRDTKRGAEEFTSDIPNVSEEATRNLDENGLIRIGANVKPGDIMIGKITPKGESDPSPEEKLLRAIFGDKAGDVKDASLKASPSLRGVVIDKKLFSRAMKEKKGKITSKPLLEQIDREFESEIEKLNEILYDKIFTLVNGKTSQGVKDYFNTDIIPKGTKFTLKQLQSIDYLNVNPNKWTTDKDKNEMIRNLVNNYIMKYKEAEAVARRKRYNVTIGDELPAGILQLAKVYIAKKRKLQIGDKMAGRHGNKGIVSRIVRDEDMPFLADGTPVDIVLNPLGVPSRMNLGQIYETVLGWAGKELGLTFATPIFDGASLDEISEYTDKAGVPRFGKTVLHDGETGEPFDQPATVGIIYMLKLGHMVEDKMHARSIGPYSLITQQPLGGKAQFGGQRFGEMEVWALEAFGASHILQEILTVKSDDVIGRAKAYEAIVKGDPMPSPGIPESLNVLLHELRGLGLSVNLE; encoded by the coding sequence ATGTCTTCAAATACTGTAAATCAAAGAATTAGTTTTGCATCTACTAAGAGTAGGTTCGAGTACCCCGACTTTCTGGAGGTGCAGATTAAATCTTTCAAAGAATTTTTCCAGTTGGGAACCTCTCCTGAAGAGCGGAAAAACGAAGGTTTGAGTAGCGTTTTTCAGGAGAATTTCCCCATAACTGATACCCGAAATAATTTTGTCCTCGAATTCCTCGATTATCAGGTCGATCCGCCTCGATATTCGATTACCGAATGTATCGAGCGTGGGCTCACTTACAGTGTACCCTTAAAAGCCAAATTAAAGCTATACTGTACCGATCCCGAGCACGAAGATTTCGATACGGTTGTTCAGGATGTATATCTTGGCACCGTGCCATACATGACACCAAGTGGCTCATACGTGATTAACGGAGCTGAAAGGGTAGTTGTATCGCAGCTGCACCGTTCACCCGGCGTATTTTTCGGGCAGAGTGTACATGCTAATGGAACCAAACTTTACTCAGCTAGGATTATTCCTTTCAGAGGCTCCTGGATCGAGTTTGCCACTGACATTAATAATGTGATGTTTGCTTACATCGACCGGAAGAAGAAATTACCAGTTACCACCCTTTTGCGTGCAATTGGATACGAGAGCGATAAAGACATTCTCGAAATCTTTGGTCTCGCTGATGAAGTAAAGGTTTCGAAATCGGGATTGAAAAAGGTTGTTGGACGCAGACTGGCTGCTCGTGTTCTGAAAACATGGGTGGAGGATTTTGTCGATGAAGATACCGGCGAGGTGGTATCCATTGAGCGTAACGAAGTTATCATCGATCGTGAAACGGTTATTAAACCGGAACACGTCGAAGAAATCCTTGATTCGGGCGCAAAAACGATTCTTCTGCATAAAGAAGAACAAAATGTGGGTGATTATGCCATCATTTACAATACCTTGCAAAAAGACCCGTGTAACTCGGAGAAAGAAGCAGTACTGCATATTTACCGACAACTGCGTAATTCCGAACCGCCGGATGACGCAACTGCACGTGATGTAATCGAAAAATTGTTCTTCTCCGAAGTTCGTTATGACTTGGGTGAAGTTGGACGTTACCGTATCAACAAAAAGCTTGGGCTGAATATTGATATGGATACCCGCGTTCTTACCAAAGAGGACATTATCGAAATCATCAAGTACCTCATAAAACTCGTCAATTCCAAAACTGACGTCGACGATATCGATCACTTGTCGAACCGCCGTGTACGGACAGTGGGTGAACAGATGTACAACCAGTTTGGTGTAGGTCTGGCCCGTATGGCGCGTACCATTCGTGAGCGAATGAACGTACGTGACAACGAGGTGTTCACACCGGTTGACCTGATTAACTCGAAAACCCTTTCATCGGTTATCAATTCCTTCTTCGGTACCAATGCACTGTCGCAGTTCATGGATCAAACCAACCCGCTGGCCGAAATGACGCATAAACGTCGTATGTCAGCTCTTGGTCCGGGCGGCCTGTCACGCGAACGGGCAGGTTTCGAGGTTCGTGATGTTCACTACACACACTACGGTCGTCTGTGCCCGATTGAAACCCCGGAAGGCCCGAACATTGGTTTGATTTCTTCGCTTTGTGTATTTGCAAAGATTACGGATCTTGGATTTATCTCCACCCCTTATCGTAAGGTGGAAGCCGGAAAAGTAAGTCTGAGTAACGATGATGTTGTTTACCTGACGGCTGAAGAGGAGGAAGGAAAAGTTATCGCCCAGGCGAACGCACCACTGACTGAAGAAGGCGAATTTGTCAATAAACGAATCAAATCGCGTCTCGAAGCCGACTATCCGGTAGCCAGTCCTGAAGAGGTGACTCTTATGGATGTTGGTCCTAACCAGATTGCATCGATTGCTGCATCATTGATTACTTTCCTCGAGCATGATGATGCCAACCGCGCATTGATGGGATCGAACATGATGCGTCAGGCTGTTCCGTTGTTGCGTCCTGAAGCTCCGATCGTTGGGACCGGACTCGAGGGCTACGTGGTTCGCGATGCCCGCGTTCAGATTGCCGCTGAAGGCGACGGCGTGATTGACTATGTTGACGCGAAAAAGATTGTCGTTAAATATGATATGACCGATGACGAGCGTTTTGTCAGCTTTAATTCGGACAGCAAAACATATTATCTTCCTAAATATCAGAAAACCAACCAGGGAACCTGCATCGACCTGACGCCCATGGTATACAAAGGCCAAAGGGTAACCAAAGGTGAACTAATGACCCAGGGATATGCAACCCAAAATGGTGAACTGGCATTGGGACGTAACCTGAAAGTGGCATTCATGCCATGGCAGGGATACAACTACGAGGATGCTATTGTGATTTCGGAACGGATAGTCCGTGAAGATATCTTCACTTCTGTTCATATCGACGAGTATTCACTCGAAGTGCGTGATACAAAACGAGGTGCTGAAGAATTCACTTCTGACATTCCAAACGTTAGTGAAGAGGCTACCCGCAACCTCGATGAAAATGGTTTGATTCGCATTGGAGCGAATGTGAAACCCGGCGATATCATGATCGGTAAGATTACTCCGAAAGGAGAATCCGATCCTTCACCGGAAGAAAAACTGCTCCGTGCTATCTTTGGTGATAAAGCCGGTGATGTGAAAGATGCTTCGTTGAAAGCTTCCCCGTCGCTTCGTGGTGTTGTTATTGATAAAAAGCTTTTCTCTCGTGCCATGAAAGAGAAAAAAGGCAAAATCACCAGCAAGCCTCTACTCGAGCAAATCGACCGCGAGTTTGAATCCGAGATTGAAAAGCTGAACGAGATTCTTTACGATAAAATCTTCACGTTAGTGAATGGTAAAACATCACAGGGTGTGAAAGATTATTTCAATACGGACATTATTCCGAAAGGAACCAAGTTTACCTTGAAGCAACTGCAGTCAATCGACTATCTGAATGTGAATCCGAATAAGTGGACGACCGATAAGGATAAGAACGAAATGATTCGCAACCTTGTGAACAACTACATTATGAAGTACAAGGAAGCGGAAGCTGTTGCCCGTCGTAAACGTTACAACGTGACCATTGGGGACGAACTTCCTGCCGGAATTCTCCAGCTGGCCAAGGTATATATTGCTAAAAAGCGGAAACTGCAGATTGGTGATAAAATGGCCGGTCGCCACGGAAACAAAGGTATCGTATCGCGTATTGTACGCGACGAAGATATGCCGTTCCTGGCAGACGGAACTCCGGTTGATATCGTACTGAACCCGCTGGGTGTACCATCACGTATGAACCTGGGACAGATTTACGAAACCGTTCTGGGATGGGCCGGTAAAGAACTGGGGTTGACATTTGCCACTCCAATTTTCGACGGTGCTTCGCTTGACGAAATCTCGGAATACACCGATAAAGCAGGTGTACCACGTTTCGGTAAAACTGTTCTGCATGATGGTGAAACCGGTGAACCATTTGATCAGCCGGCAACCGTAGGTATTATCTACATGCTTAAACTGGGTCACATGGTTGAAGATAAGATGCATGCCCGTTCGATTGGTCCGTACTCGCTCATTACGCAGCAGCCGCTCGGTGGCAAAGCACAGTTTGGTGGACAGCGTTTTGGAGAGATGGAGGTTTGGGCACTCGAAGCATTCGGTGCATCACACATCCTGCAGGAAATTCTGACGGTGAAATCCGACGACGTCATTGGAAGGGCCAAAGCCTACGAAGCCATTGTAAAAGGCGATCCGATGCCAAGTCCGGGTATACCCGAATCGTTGAATGTATTGTTACACGAACTCAGGGGGCTCGGATTGAGCGTAAACCTCGAGTAG
- a CDS encoding oxaloacetate decarboxylase, with protein sequence MSEEYALAFKLLGVGMITVFLILLLVVVFGNVIIRLVNKYFPEAEKVFPTDTDKGINRKKLAVITAVVNITTRGKGKMTNIEKL encoded by the coding sequence ATGAGTGAGGAATATGCTCTGGCATTTAAGCTTCTTGGAGTAGGGATGATCACCGTTTTCCTGATTCTTCTTCTTGTTGTCGTTTTCGGAAATGTAATTATCCGGTTGGTTAATAAATATTTTCCGGAAGCAGAAAAGGTCTTTCCTACTGACACAGACAAAGGAATCAATCGGAAAAAACTGGCAGTTATTACCGCAGTAGTAAATATTACGACCAGGGGCAAAGGAAAAATGACCAACATCGAAAAACTTTGA
- the rpoC gene encoding DNA-directed RNA polymerase subunit beta' has translation MAFRRDNKVKSNFSKITISLASPEEILERSHGEVLKPETINYRTYKPERDGLFCERIFGPVKDYECHCGKYKRIRYRGIVCDRCGVEVTEKKVRRERMGHISLVVPVAHIWYFKSLPNKIGYLLGLPTKKLDSIIYYERYVVINPGIKRNDGVKYLDFLTEEEYLDIIETLPKENQTLDDDHPDKFIADMGAEGLYRLLERLNLDEMSYDLRHKANTETSQQRKNEALKRLQVVEAFRASKGRNRPEWMIVKVVPVIPPDLRPLVPLDGGRFATSDLNDLYRRVIIRNNRLKRLIEIKAPEVILRNEKRMLQEAVDSLFDNSRKSNAVKTDNNRALKSLSDSLKGKQGRFRQNLLGKRVDYSARSVIVVGPTLQIHECGIPKDMAAELYKPFIIRKLIERGIVKTVKSAKKIVDRKDPVIWDILENVMKGHPVMLNRAPTLHRLSIQAFQPVLVEGKAIRLHPLVCTGFNADFDGDQMAVHLPLGNAAILEAQLLMLSSHNLLNPANGAPITVPSQDMVLGLYYMTKPRKGARGEGLTFYSPEEAIIAHNEGKAELHAIVNCKVVDLDENGELKEHMIETTVGRIIVNELVPKEAGYINKLLTKKALREIISLILKRTNNAITAQFLDDIKNTGYKMAYRGGLSFNLDDVIIPDEKSDMVAEGYAEVEEVMANYNMGFITNNERYNQVIDIWTHVNAKLTQNVMQTLSTDKQGFNSIYMMLDSGARGSKEQIRQLCGMRGLMAKPQKSGSTGAQIIENPILANFKEGLSVLEYFISTHGARKGLADTALKTADAGYLTRRLVDVAQDVIITESDCGTLRGLVASAIKNNEEIVASLYERILGRTTVHDIFHPMTGDLIIRSGQEITEEVAKIIDESPIERVEIRSVLTCESEVGVCAKCYGRNLATGRMVSAGESVGVIAAQSIGEPGTQLTLRTFHVGGIAGNVSSQSTVVARYNGIAQFEELRSVEWTDDAGDKMDIVVSRLAELKIVDKNTGIPLSTHTLPYGSKLYVKEGEPISKDSKLCEWDPYNGVIITEFKGRVSYQDLIDSITYREESDEQTGYKEKVIVETRDKTKNPTLRILNEKGEVLRSYNLPVGGHLSVDEGATVNAGDVLMKIPRASGKAGDITGGLPRVTELFEARNPSNPAVVSEIDGEVSLGKIKRGNREIIITSRLGDVKKYLVPLSRQILVQENDYVRAGTSLSDGATTPADILRIKGPTEVQEYIVNEVQDVYRMQGVKINDKHFEVIVRQMMRKVDIDDPGDTRFLEKQIVDKSEFNQENDWIYDKMVVNDPGDSETLRSGQIITARRLRDENSLLKRRDKKIVEARPAVPATSSQVLQGITRAALQTKSWMSAASFQETTKVLNEAAINGKVDYLEGLKENVICGHLIPAGTGKREYRNLVVGSREEYDRLVDIKASENVDAE, from the coding sequence ATGGCATTCAGACGAGACAACAAGGTCAAAAGTAACTTCTCGAAAATTACCATCAGTTTGGCGTCTCCGGAAGAAATTCTGGAACGTTCACACGGGGAAGTACTGAAGCCAGAGACGATTAATTACCGCACCTATAAGCCCGAACGTGACGGTCTTTTCTGTGAAAGGATCTTCGGGCCTGTAAAAGACTATGAATGTCATTGCGGGAAATACAAACGCATCCGTTACCGCGGTATCGTTTGTGACCGGTGTGGTGTTGAAGTGACAGAGAAGAAAGTACGTCGCGAGCGCATGGGACACATCTCACTGGTGGTTCCGGTAGCCCACATTTGGTATTTCAAATCACTTCCGAACAAAATCGGTTACCTGCTTGGTTTGCCAACCAAGAAACTCGATTCCATCATTTACTACGAACGCTACGTGGTTATTAACCCGGGTATCAAACGTAATGATGGTGTAAAATATCTTGATTTCCTTACGGAAGAAGAGTATCTCGATATCATTGAGACGCTGCCGAAGGAGAATCAAACACTGGATGATGATCATCCGGACAAATTCATCGCTGACATGGGCGCCGAAGGACTGTATCGTCTGCTCGAACGTCTTAACCTGGATGAAATGTCCTACGATCTCCGTCACAAAGCTAACACGGAGACTTCGCAACAGCGGAAAAACGAGGCGTTGAAACGTCTCCAGGTCGTTGAAGCTTTCCGTGCATCGAAAGGCCGTAACCGGCCGGAATGGATGATCGTGAAAGTTGTACCGGTAATCCCACCGGATTTGCGTCCGCTGGTACCGTTGGATGGTGGACGTTTTGCGACTTCCGACCTGAACGACTTGTATCGTAGGGTTATCATCCGGAACAATCGTTTGAAACGACTGATTGAAATTAAAGCCCCCGAAGTGATTCTCCGTAACGAGAAACGGATGCTTCAGGAAGCGGTTGATTCACTCTTCGATAACAGCCGTAAATCCAATGCAGTGAAAACGGATAATAACCGTGCACTGAAATCACTCTCCGACTCGCTGAAAGGTAAGCAGGGACGTTTCCGTCAGAACCTTCTGGGTAAACGTGTCGACTATTCAGCCCGTTCGGTAATTGTGGTTGGACCAACTCTTCAAATCCACGAGTGTGGTATTCCGAAGGATATGGCTGCCGAGCTTTACAAACCGTTCATTATTCGTAAACTGATTGAGCGCGGAATTGTAAAGACGGTTAAATCGGCGAAAAAAATTGTCGACCGGAAAGATCCGGTTATTTGGGATATTCTGGAGAATGTGATGAAAGGACACCCGGTTATGCTAAACCGTGCTCCTACGCTTCACCGACTCTCTATTCAGGCATTCCAGCCGGTATTGGTCGAAGGTAAAGCTATCCGTCTGCACCCGTTGGTTTGTACCGGTTTTAACGCCGACTTCGACGGTGACCAGATGGCTGTTCACCTTCCGTTAGGTAATGCTGCGATTCTTGAAGCTCAGTTGCTGATGTTGTCGTCACATAACCTGCTGAACCCGGCCAACGGTGCTCCGATTACCGTACCTTCTCAGGACATGGTATTGGGTTTGTATTACATGACCAAACCACGAAAAGGTGCACGCGGCGAAGGTTTGACTTTCTATTCACCTGAAGAGGCAATTATTGCTCATAATGAAGGCAAAGCCGAATTGCATGCCATTGTCAACTGTAAAGTGGTTGACCTGGATGAAAATGGCGAGCTGAAGGAGCACATGATTGAAACCACGGTAGGTCGAATCATTGTCAATGAATTGGTACCGAAAGAAGCTGGTTACATCAACAAACTGTTGACGAAAAAAGCTTTGCGTGAAATCATTTCGTTGATTCTGAAGCGGACCAACAATGCCATTACAGCTCAATTCCTTGATGACATCAAAAATACAGGTTACAAAATGGCATACCGTGGAGGCCTGTCATTCAACCTCGATGACGTTATTATCCCGGATGAAAAATCAGATATGGTTGCTGAAGGTTATGCCGAAGTTGAAGAGGTGATGGCCAACTATAATATGGGGTTCATTACCAACAACGAACGCTACAACCAGGTAATTGATATTTGGACACATGTTAACGCGAAGTTGACGCAGAATGTAATGCAAACGTTGAGTACTGATAAGCAGGGGTTCAACTCGATTTATATGATGCTTGACTCAGGAGCCCGTGGTTCTAAAGAGCAGATTCGTCAGCTTTGTGGCATGCGTGGTTTGATGGCGAAACCCCAAAAGTCAGGTTCAACCGGAGCTCAGATTATTGAGAACCCGATTTTGGCCAACTTCAAAGAAGGACTTTCGGTACTCGAGTACTTTATTTCTACTCACGGTGCACGTAAGGGTTTGGCCGATACCGCACTTAAAACTGCCGATGCGGGTTATTTGACCCGTCGTCTGGTTGACGTGGCCCAGGATGTCATTATTACGGAAAGTGATTGTGGTACACTGCGTGGATTGGTAGCCAGCGCTATCAAGAACAACGAGGAGATCGTTGCATCGCTGTATGAACGTATTCTGGGGCGTACCACCGTTCATGATATCTTCCATCCGATGACCGGTGATTTGATCATCCGTTCGGGACAGGAAATAACCGAAGAGGTAGCAAAAATTATTGACGAATCACCCATCGAGCGTGTTGAAATCCGTTCGGTACTGACCTGCGAATCTGAAGTTGGAGTTTGCGCCAAATGCTATGGACGCAACCTGGCTACCGGTCGCATGGTTTCTGCTGGTGAGTCGGTTGGTGTTATTGCTGCCCAGTCCATTGGTGAGCCAGGTACTCAGCTTACACTGAGAACGTTCCACGTGGGAGGTATTGCCGGTAACGTTTCGTCACAATCTACGGTTGTGGCACGTTACAATGGTATTGCCCAGTTCGAGGAACTCCGTTCAGTTGAATGGACCGACGATGCCGGCGACAAGATGGATATTGTTGTTAGTCGTTTGGCCGAGTTGAAAATTGTAGATAAGAATACGGGTATTCCGTTGTCGACACATACATTGCCTTATGGTTCTAAACTTTACGTAAAAGAAGGCGAACCTATTAGTAAGGATAGCAAGCTTTGCGAATGGGACCCGTACAACGGTGTTATTATTACCGAATTCAAAGGTCGCGTTTCTTATCAGGATTTGATTGACTCGATAACTTATCGGGAAGAATCCGATGAGCAGACCGGATATAAGGAAAAAGTAATCGTTGAAACGCGCGATAAAACAAAGAACCCAACGTTACGTATTCTCAATGAGAAGGGCGAGGTATTGCGTTCATACAACCTCCCGGTAGGAGGTCACTTGAGTGTTGATGAAGGTGCGACGGTGAATGCGGGTGATGTATTGATGAAAATTCCGCGTGCTTCCGGTAAAGCGGGCGATATCACCGGTGGCCTGCCGAGGGTAACTGAGCTGTTTGAAGCACGTAATCCCTCCAATCCAGCGGTTGTTTCTGAAATTGACGGCGAGGTTTCATTGGGTAAAATCAAGCGGGGTAACCGCGAGATTATCATCACTTCCCGCTTAGGCGATGTGAAGAAATATTTGGTTCCGCTGTCTCGTCAGATTTTGGTTCAGGAGAACGATTATGTTCGGGCAGGTACATCGCTTTCTGATGGCGCTACCACTCCGGCTGACATCTTACGGATTAAAGGCCCGACCGAAGTTCAGGAGTACATTGTGAATGAAGTACAGGACGTTTATCGCATGCAGGGGGTAAAGATCAATGATAAGCACTTTGAAGTAATCGTTCGCCAGATGATGCGCAAAGTTGATATCGATGATCCGGGAGATACCCGATTCCTGGAAAAACAGATTGTCGACAAGAGCGAATTCAACCAGGAGAATGACTGGATTTACGACAAAATGGTCGTAAACGATCCGGGTGATTCGGAAACCTTGCGTTCAGGCCAGATTATCACGGCCCGTCGTTTGCGCGATGAAAACTCGCTACTGAAACGTCGCGACAAGAAAATTGTGGAAGCACGTCCTGCAGTACCTGCCACTTCGAGCCAGGTATTACAAGGTATTACCCGTGCGGCACTACAAACCAAGTCGTGGATGTCAGCTGCATCGTTCCAGGAAACTACCAAGGTATTGAATGAAGCTGCTATCAACGGAAAGGTCGATTACCTCGAAGGCCTGAAGGAAAATGTCATTTGTGGACACCTTATTCCGGCGGGTACAGGTAAACGCGAATACCGCAACCTGGTAGTCGGCTCACGTGAGGAGTACGATCGTTTGGTAGACATCAAGGCATCCGAAAATGTAGATGCTGAATAA